The genomic window ACGACTGCAGACGGGTGAAAGTAGCTGGGATTATTGTCGTGataagacttttcttttctcgGCATGCAGCAGCTTTCTGCCAGGCAAGTGctcaaaattataaaaaaaaactaaacgaGACGAGAACCGCTCCCCGAAGAGACCAGAGGAATGACTTTTACTGAACCaacgaagaagaaaaaaaaacaaaaacaagtcaggaatgagaaaacaaaaacaaaacgaagcGAAACTAGACTTGGCAGTTACAGAGAAGTGCGACCTCTAGTGGTGGGAGGAGGGAAATGTACCTGTTCAtctggatgaagaggaggaggaggagcagggaggcttttttttgtcttttttcctgtttttctggttttgttttgtgtcactcCACTAAAAATGTACATGGGGACTCACAAGCAAACTATAGAAAACACCCTTTGGCCATGTTTTTGAGGAGTCCGCTACATAGTGCGCTACGAGTCACACCACATATGAAACACCACTAAGCCCCATGTACATTGTTTAGCCTACTACAGAACTCTTTATAAcgtgttttataatttttttttattacatttatcttttttcttcGTGACAAAAACAAGTGAAGGGAAAGGCTTCTATCTCCATAATGTTCACTAAAAACTGTGAAAGTATTAGACGGATGTTTGAATATCAAACAGGAACCCATTTTATATCTTATTCAGCGTTGAGGTTCTGCTTGTTAATGCCAGAGAGGagcagggagggggagggggcgGTCCCACGCAGCTGTCCATCACTCATCGGTGGGCGGAGCCCCTGAGTTTGGGCCCGCCCTCGTCGTCGCCGGGCAGCTCCGAGTCGTCTGAGTCCAGGCGCCCGAAGGCCGCCGCCCGGCAGCCCGAGACGCTGCGGATCCTGGGCCGGATTTCGGCCTCGGCCTCCGGCGCCGGGTCCTCAGGCAGTGGGAAGCTGCGGCGTTCCCACGGCGCCACCGTCTGGAAACACACAACGAGGAGCCGTTAGCTGATCTGACGTTGCGATGCTAACGTCACGCTAACAACACCTGAGAAGGCTAACCTGATGAgcgttcattttgttttcagatctttGTCGTGAacgtgaaaatataaaatatattttatattaaagaatCATCGTGTCGGGTTTGGAGCTCAAAGTAAACGAGCAGCTCAGATTTATTTGATCTCTAAGAGCCACAGAAACCCGTTTAGATGAATTTCTGCTCCCATAGACGTGCATTCCTCCCTGCAGAgccgtgtgtgcgtgtgtgtgtgtgtgggaggagcTACACACCCGTTCCTCGAAGGTGAAGTCCGGCGTGGAGCACCTGGTGTCCTCGTTGGACAGCAGCCGGTGGGAGTCCCTGGAGCACGGCGTGTGGGGGTTGGACGACGCGTCGGGGCTGGCGGGACTCATGGGCGACGGCACGTGGCTGTAGTCGTGGAGCGAGGGGCAGTGGGCGGGGTCAGGGGACGCCGGCTGGGGGGTGGGAGGGTTGGTCCCAAACAGCAGGGGGGTGGTCCTCCCGTCCACAGATTTATAGGACCTGAAAGACGTTTTAGAGTCAGACCTGCGGGGACAGGACGGTCCAGAGGGGGGAGGACCGGGACTCACCTGCTGCCCCTCCTCTTCGCCGGCGCCAACGCCATCCAGGTCCAACGGGAGCGCTCCTGGTCCTCGTAGGCCTGATGGAGCTGGATGAAGGCGGCGTCGGAGAGgtcctccacctgcagcagatTTCTGTTACCTGCAGCTCGTTTCAAATGTTCGGTTTTTACCAGCAGGTGTCGCCGTTCACCAACCGTCAAACATGGAGGTCGCGTTTTTAAtcattaacacaaacaaacaggaaacaggaagtggactcACCTCGCGCTCGTTCTCCTCCTCGGTGATTGGATGACAGAAAATATCCACCGATCGCCAACTGCCAGGAAGTAGAAACAGGAGTTGAGATCTGTGGAGGGCGAGGACTCGGAGGTCAAAGGTCGCGGGCTGGTCTTACCTGGGGGTGAGGATCTCCTTGTACTGCAGCTTCTCCACCCGGGTGGTGGCCGCCACAGACATGGGGATGACGATGTTGTTGATGTCGAAGGAGCTCTCACCTCGCCGGCGTTTGATTGGCTGCTGCTGGGACACAAAGACATGCCGTGGAAGGGACAGACTTATCGTCAATTAAAGCGAGCGAACTCGCTCCAAACGTTTGGGAACATTTTAATGGCGGACGACGATCCCGAACCGGACCCTTACCGGCGTGCTGGGGACGCTCTGGCTGCCGGGCCCCAGCGGCGTGGAGTTCTCCGAGGACGTGGACAGCTGGCGGGTCAGGGGGCTGTGGAGCGGCGGGTGCGTGTTGGCCAGCGTGCTGCAGAGGCTGCCCGAGTCCAGGAACAGCTTCGGGGAGGCTGGAGGACAAGGAGCACATTTAGAGACGAGCAGAGTCACCTGGTTCTGACCGGGCGGGCCCGAAGAACTCACTGTCGGCCCGGTCCAGCGACGGCTCCCTGACTCTCTTGCGGCCGTAGTTCTTGTCGTACGGTCCTAACGGCGTGGAGAGGCCGTGCAGCCGCTCCGTCTTACAGCCCGCCTGGTTGTCCAGTCTGGGCGTGCTCAGAACGCCGCcgccactgctgctgctgccaccgcCGTCGGACCTCTGCTTCTCCACCCGGTTCTTATAGTGACTCAGTCCTGACCCAACCGGACACAAACCCGTCAGAACCAACACTAAAAACATTCTGTCAGACCTGAGCTACTCTCAGTTATTTCACCAACGATTTCTCGTCTGCGTTCTGGTCTGAATGTTTTTGGGGACATCAGAGGACATCAGGGGACATCAGAGGACATGAGGGGACATCAGGGGACTTACTGACTGCCATGAGCGAGTTGGCGAACTTGTGCTTCTCTTTGGACGAGGACAGCTTGTGTTTGAGCGACAGCTTCTTCAGAGGTTTGCTCCTCTCCAGCGACTTGGTCTGCCACTGACTCTTCATCACCTGCTGCAGCCGCAGGCCGACCGACACGTCTGAGGAGCGGGGGGGCGGGGTTAGACACTCAGCGGCGCTCTgggtaaacaggaagtgactgcACTCACCATCGGAGAAGGACAGGATGGGGTGGACGCCCAGGTCCAGCCGGGACAGGCGCTCCAGGGTGGGCAGCTCGTACTGGGGGTCCTCTCGGGGGGTGGGCCAGCCACCGCACATCACGCAGCCGGGGTTCAGCCTGCAGCTGCACGGGACACCGCCGCTCCTCGAGGCCTGGGGGGGCGGGGACAGGCGAGCGGTTCAGCTCCCATAcgtatggcggccatctttagtTTACACAGCTCAAACAAAGATGGCGGCGGGCGCTCACCTTCCCGTTGAGGTTGGTCACCGTGTTGGGCTGGACGAGCCGCCGTCGCCGGCAGCCGAGCAGCGGCCGCGTCCGAGCCGCCACGCACGTGCTGTCGAGGCTGAGCGGCGGNNNNNNNNNNNNNNNNNNNNNNNNNNNNNNNNNNNNNNNNNNNNNNNNNNNNNNNNNNNNNNNNNNNNNNNNNNNNNNNNNNNNNNNNNNNNNNNNNNNNNNNNNNNNNNNNNNNNNNNNNNNNNNNNNNNNNNNGAAGACAAAACGGAGGTTTTAacacttttattgtgtttaaaacacttttccaCCTAAAGAGGGTCTTATTAACAAATATTAGTGATTAAGTTATTTATaattaaagcaaatgtttcagtctttgtaaaataaaagtcctgtttGTATCCTGTTAAAGTAGAGagagtaatttattttatatttcagaatTCTTACAGTAAATCTAATATTTCACAGGTTTCTACAGAAACAGGTGAAGATTtacaagttttatatttatctgaGTCGAAGCTAACGTTACTTCAGGCGCCTGTGATGagattataaaatattatttctgtttttctatccaaaactgaaactgaatcagacaaatataaaatcttgtttcactaaataaactgatttatatattttaaagccTCACAAAGACGACAACAGATGAAGAAACAACGACTCTCAGGCTGACCAACCATTAGCTTCGATGCTAACCTAACACTGAAAAGCCCATAGAAGCGCTAACATGATTAGCATCCTGAAACTCAACCATTAGTCGTTATTAAACGTcagaaaatgatcagatttaaagaattaaaggaaCATCTGAacagctggtgtgtgtgttagcGCTGAGCAGAACCTCAGACGTTCTCCACGTTCTCCCTGCACCTAATAAAGACAGCTGAAATAAACGACCTTCGGCTGTTCTCGGCCTCACAGCCAAACCTTCGGCTGACAGTTGGCCGTACCTGCTGAGGACGCCGTTCACTGGCTGCCCGTTCTGGCCTCTCCACGGGCCCGGTTCTGTGCTGGCGATGTGGGCGGGGCTTGCGTTCTCCAGCCGCTCTGCGCCGACGTCCTGCGCCGACAGATAAGACAAGCAGTGAGACGAGAACCGGGTTCTGCAGAGCTTCAGAACCGGCTCGGTCCACAGATCTGAGCTTCAGACTCTGAACTTAAAGAGCCAAAAATCTCAGCAGGAAGCTGCTCGTTctacagaaccacagaacccgGCCCAGCCCGTCCCAATCCCTTCGCTCTGATCTGAAGGAACAGACGAACTCTACGTTTCTGATGACCTCCTCCAGCGCCGCTCACCTGAGTGTTTCCAGCCTCCGCCTTCACGTCCGGCCCACCTGGAAGTGCAGCGCCGATGGGGGCGGAGCCTCCCAGCTCCACCGAGCCCTGCGGAGGGAACAGATGAGATCGTGACGCATCAGGATGAACTCTGAATCAGGTGCGttccaaacagctgctgctgcaaacgAGCGACTCCAGCTT from Kryptolebias marmoratus isolate JLee-2015 linkage group LG17, ASM164957v2, whole genome shotgun sequence includes these protein-coding regions:
- the LOC108251043 gene encoding KAT8 regulatory NSL complex subunit 1 (The sequence of the model RefSeq protein was modified relative to this genomic sequence to represent the inferred CDS: added 31 bases not found in genome assembly) encodes the protein MAAMAPALTDAPAEAHHIRFKLAAPSSSLSPASAENNGNASNILIHSSGPAKCKVGAEECPLDFCGGDQEQQQQQPQADSVSQTSALGKLQPLVASYLYSDVTSVPATKESIKLQGVLIKQSVLKSHRILPSSLLNGGGDFLLRKRQAIELSGGQLKSLMSGGTNGSGQSMAPVNGLAKKLATMSGSGCVVAVNGDKPPAATDSQSQNLPLDSETFTATISGHIPVKESLKQKSSSGAPQNADGNNLEPSALHSTALPPFTQDNPNPSERVCSDQADSHTNTSQLQGFDRERPGSSSQQSSPTCTAAGEPPLPCGSSSDCLDADVRERTLLNGRRQAEIENRLRRLHKRLQVVQAKQVERHIQQQLGGFLDSALSRLRAGSRKSEVAPSSAAWRTRRHSSNNRDGLSRFLKSGSMPLELERLYLSGSANLHSAESAFDSDVTESSSGGDSDLEEEELSRVDIEQRHVKIWKRAESRYTVERAAIISHWNWLQAHISDLEYRIRQQTDIYRQIRAGKGSVELGGSAPIGAALPGGPDVKAEAGNTQDVGAERLENASPAHIASTEPGPWRGQNGQPVNGVLSRMADGADPKLQPPLSLDSTCVAARTRPLLGCRRRRLVQPNTVTNLNGKASRSGGVPCSCRLNPGCVMCGGWPTPREDPQYELPTLERLSRLDLGVHPILSFSDDVSVGLRLQQVMKSQWQTKSLERSKPLKKLSLKHKLSSSKEKHKFANSLMAVRLSHYKNRVEKQRSDGGGSSSSGGGVLSTPRLDNQAGCKTERLHGLSTPLGPYDKNYGRKRVREPSLDRADTSPKLFLDSGSLCSTLANTHPPLHSPLTRQLSTSSENSTPLGPGSQSVPSTPQQPIKRRRGESSFDINNIVIPMSVAATTRVEKLQYKEILTPSWRSVDIFCHPITEEENEREVEDLSDAAFIQLHQAYEDQERSRWTWMALAPAKRRGSRSYKSVDGRTTPLLFGTNPPTPQPASPDPAHCPSLHDYSHVPSPMSPASPDASSNPHTPCSRDSHRLLSNEDTRCSTPDFTFEERTVAPWERRSFPLPEDPAPEAEAEIRPRIRSVSGCRAAAFGRLDSDDSELPGDDEGGPKLRGSAHR